In one window of Juglans regia cultivar Chandler chromosome 3, Walnut 2.0, whole genome shotgun sequence DNA:
- the LOC109002964 gene encoding L-type lectin-domain containing receptor kinase S.4-like: MAALPISRLLTVLTLFIFFLKSLAADEDSHFSFTRFQNDPKNESKITLYGAAKVVDGGSAIQLTDRVSSSAGRVMYKNPIKLVGGESRSFVSFSTYFSFSMSTGNGDGLDFLMVPNGFNVSQFGNSSYGLSLGSGKSNFKVVSVKFNTLRDSNDGLLKNHARIGVGSVVSEKLSNASAYNLARSSGKIHAWIDYEASSKRLEVRLGQDGSSRPSSPLLSYRIALSKVWEDEEVFVGFSSSTGNSSDSCFLHSWSFKIRHVPNWMHSEPLDPKAFAKSTKTLEAEKRRDCLSRVLAAMIFGAACGALAAFTVLYLWTVFGHRRPVVPEEFAMQPIGCEYKKVKVVVDKAIEGGK; this comes from the coding sequence ATGGCCGCACTACCCATTTCCAGGCTTCTCACTGTATTAactctcttcattttcttcctcaaatCCTTAGCTGCAGACGAAGATTCTCATTTCTCATTCACACGGTTCCAGAACGATCCAAAAAACGAATCCAAAATCACTCTGTATGGGGCTGCAAAAGTTGTTGATGGCGGCTCTGCGATTCAACTAACTGATCGGGTGAGTTCGAGTGCTGGACGAGTCATGTACAAGAACCCCATTAAACTTGTCGGAGGTGAGTCTAGAAGTTTCGTTTCTTTTTCGACTTACTTCTCGTTCTCGATGTCTACGGGCAATGGTGATGGTTTAGATTTCCTTATGGTTCCAAATGGCTTCAATGTTAGCCAGTTTGGTAATAGTTCATATGGACTTTCTCTAGGATCTGGGAAAAGCAATTTTAAGGTTGTTTCTGTTAAGTTTAATACGTTAAGGGACAGTAAtgatggtttgctgaagaatcATGCACGAATAGGTGTGGGTAGTGTTGTATCAGAGAAATTGAGCAATGCGTCGGCTTATAATTTGGCTCGCAGTAGTGGAAAAATCCATGCTTGGATAGATTACGAAGCGAGTTCAAAGCGGTTAGAGGTTAGGTTGGGCCAAGATGGTAGCTCTAGGCCTTCTAGTCCGTTGCTCTCATATCGAATTGCTCTGTCCAAGGTGTGGGAGGATGAAGAAGTGTTTGTGGGCTTTAGCTCCTCAACTGGGAATTCTTCTGATTCATGTTTTCTGCATTCCTGGAGTTTTAAGATCAGGCATGTTCCGAATTGGATGCATTCGGAGCCATTGGATCCCAAGGCATTTGCTAAAAGTACCAAAACTTTGGAAGCCGAAAAGCGAAGAGATTGTCTCTCAAGAGTACTGGCTGCAATGATATTCGGTGCTGCCTGTGGAGCTTTGGCGGCATTCACTGTGTTGTATTTGTGGACAGTCTTTGGCCATAGGCGTCCGGTGGTGCCGGAGGAGTTTGCTATGCAGCCCATTGGTTGCGAGTACAAGAAAGTCAAAGTAGTTGTAGATAAAGCAATCGAAGGTGGCAAGTAG
- the LOC109002963 gene encoding tubulin beta chain-like, with the protein MREILHIQGGQCGNQIGAKFWEVVCAEHGIDPTGRYQGDSELQLERINVYYNEASCGRYVPRAVLMDLEPGTMDSIRTGPYGQIFRPDNFVFGQSGAGNNWAKGHYTEGAELIDSVLDVVRKEAENCDCLQGFQVCHSLGGGTGSGMGTLLISKIREEYPDRMMLTFSVFPSPKVSDTVVEPYNATLSVHQLVENADECMVLDNEALYDICFRTLKLTTPSFGDLNHLISATMSGVTCCLRFPGQLNSDLRKLAVNLIPFPRLHFFMVGFAPLTSRGSQQYRALTVPELTQQMWDAKNMMCAADPRHGRYLTASAMFRGKMSTKEVDEQMINVQNKNSSYFVEWIPNNVKSTVCDIPPTGLKMASTFIGNSTSIQEMFRRVSEQFTAMFRRKAFLHWYTGEGMDEMEFTEAESNMNDLVSEYQQYQDATADEDEYEEQYEEEEAQDM; encoded by the exons ATGCGTGAGATCCTTCACATCCAAGGTGGGCAGTGCGGCAACCAGATCGGTGCCAAGTTCTGGGAAGTGGTGTGTGCTGAGCACGGCATTGACCCGACGGGGAGATACCAGGGTGATTCTGAGCTTCAGTTGGAAAGGATTAACGTTTACTACAATGAGGCTAGCTGTGGCAGGTATGTCCCTCGCGCTGTTCTCATGGATCTGGAGCCTGGTACCATGGACAGCATCAGGACCGGTCCCTACGGCCAGATCTTCAGGCCGGACAATTTCGTTTTCGGTCAATCTGGCGCCGGAAACAATTGGGCCAAGGGTCACTACACCGAAGGCGCAGAGCTCATCGATTCCGTGCTCGATGTGGTCCGTAAAGAGGCAGAGAACTGTGATTGTTTGCAAG GGTTTCAGGTGTGTCATTCTCTAGGAGGAGGAACTGGATCTGGTATGGGTACCCTTTTGATCTCGAAAATCAGAGAGGAATACCCAGACCGAATGATGCTCACCTTCTCCGTCTTCCCATCCCCAAAGGTCTCCGACACCGTTGTTGAGCCTTACAACGCCACCCTGTCCGTCCACCAGCTCGTCGAAAATGCAGATGAGTGCATGGTTCTTGACAACGAAGCTCTTTACGATATTTGCTTCCGCACCCTCAAGCTCACAACCCCAAGCT TTGGAGATCTGAACCATTTGATTTCTGCTACCATGTCTGGGGTCACATGTTGTTTGAGATTCCCTGGTCAGCTGAACTCCGACCTTAGAAAGCTCGCCGTTAATTTAATCCCCTTCCCTAGGCTCCACTTTTTCATGGTGGGTTTCGCCCCTTTGACATCCCGAGGTTCCCAGCAGTACAGAGCCTTGACTGTGCCTGAGCTCACCCAGCAAATGTGGGATGCAAAGAACATGATGTGCGCCGCTGACCCACGACACGGCCGCTATCTCACGGCCTCAGCCATGTTCCGTGGCAAAATGAGCACCAAGGAAGTGGATGAACAAATGATCAATGTTCAGAACAAGAATTCCTCATACTTCGTGGAATGGATTCCCAACAATGTGAAATCCACCGTTTGTGACATTCCACCAACAGGGCTGAAGATGGCTTCGACATTCATCGGGAATTCCACTTCGATCCAGGAAATGTTCCGCCGTGTGAGCGAGCAGTTCACGGCCATGTTCAGGAGAAAGGCCTTCTTGCACTGGTACACAGGGGAAGGTATGGATGAGATGGAGTTCACCGAGGCGGAGAGCAACATGAACGATCTGGTTTCCGAGTATCAGCAGTACCAAGATGCCACCGCCGATGAGGATGAGTATGAGGAGCAAtacgaggaagaagaagctcaaGACATGTAA